A stretch of the Notamacropus eugenii isolate mMacEug1 chromosome 2, mMacEug1.pri_v2, whole genome shotgun sequence genome encodes the following:
- the LOC140524009 gene encoding keratin, high-sulfur matrix protein, B2C-like: MACCNSCSTSFCGFPSFSLEGNCGSSCGQDSCGSSCCQQGGCGFGYGSGYGFGFGSGSGFGSGSNCETTCRTRCYVPECCGGESCRTRWCRPDCRVEGTCLPPCCVVSCTPPSCCQLHNAQASCCRPSYCGQSCCRPACCSYCCEPTC; this comes from the coding sequence ATGGCCTGCTGCAACTCCTGCTCTACCAGCTTCTGTGGCTTCCCCAGCTTCTCCCTTGAGGGGAACTGCGGATCTAGCTGCGGCCAAGACAGTTGTGGATCCAGCTGTTGCCAACAGGGAGGCTGTGGGTTTGGCTACGGGTCCGGCTATGGATTCGGCTTTGGGTCCGGTTCTGGGTTTGGCAGTGGCTCCAACTGTGAGACCACCTGCAGGACCAGATGTTATGTACCTGAGTGCTGTGGAGGAGAGAGCTGCCGCACCAGGTGGTGCCGCCCAGACTGCAGGGTTGAGGGCACTTGCCTGCCACCTTGCTGTGTGGTCAGCTGCACTCCCCCATCTTGCTGCCAGCTGCACAATGCCCAGGCTTCTTGCTGCCGTCCATCCTACTGTGGCCAGTCTTGCTGCCGTCCAGCCTGCTGCTCTTACTGCTGTGAGCCCACCTGCTAA